One region of Ptiloglossa arizonensis isolate GNS036 chromosome 8, iyPtiAriz1_principal, whole genome shotgun sequence genomic DNA includes:
- the LOC143149911 gene encoding cytoplasmic dynein 2 intermediate chain 1 isoform X1, translated as MSHKGTIKKVSTTKDGHQSNVKPKSKGSTSTKESESSDKFNLKLTKKFVNSEKKGDGDRHSRLIQNMESSKTVTKRSFGPSENKSVRESSSSISKLNVTSSKTSLTSKTASESTKKSSSSSAIRNSKSSVGRMQSGYLEKRGLSTIFVPSSITSKLNTKSVNHNTYSALKENEKATPNSNTSEKNDLKIKSTQRKLSRTLSPSEVKMLHSATNRSDSLQRDQSKNNQTETSMIENEYDYEDDFEDYESDFQECTDSETSEVSEETSSSYINIPLEPIELHTAKQRKIVNSAEPQKEEEHMHDSGHYELTEARKRAARVESIANDSKLSSLLELRQPVNKAYSEDRLSETKSLPLSTDEGFEDSRSGDFTKSPPLSQISFIDFRKTKENEKVKKLKKSLTRGEELLEMIKLDVMEWSLLECSPIPYEEFIRSYGKLNAQQTSTQTGEDNIDVETQTDKIMLKNKWTQFPVTCRSNLQTKEELDLFRMEQIGVGGDNDIETLISLPQPSPDILRLSDFLNRAGRVMLSLLEERRSGGNVFKNEEQVPFSDGVVKLSIDSVTFLVGRAVTIIHYSEVLNKMLITIHAPAEEEIETSIKQDYITDCCIGCVWSISEPSMPIKLFYSACPITACCFHLTNYNVVFAGLQDGSISLWDLKEDEMWHQKMTDKANKLDWTIRTPTYTTAANMGINIHDSQIVAIRILSKIEEKSLEPCNNKFVPIQICTLNEKGSLIIWSVLHSMGINVDDLGLSYWGSMRLVKNQELLLQSDNHKKRINAAAFIDMHVDCVDSNNLYIATNSSSILHATCIGNKASPTVYKKFDTSPCGNVTCIEMCPFEQSFFLVGCDDGTVRLHSLNTEKPILQLRDEENVHTIKSVQWSKSKPFTIFVLDNNSRIHIWNLSISDIYSTYTVNMQKCGSINTMQLSSCKTEQDMSHQYMALGLEFGNVEIHKLKTNFYYSKKEDYLQELNTFLQYVAIL; from the exons ATGTCTCATAAG GGAACGATTAAAAAAGTTTCAACTACCAAAGATGGACATCAGTCAAATGTTAAACCTAAATCAAAGGGTTCAACTTCTACCAAAGAGTCAGAAAGTTCTGATAAATTTAACTTAAAATTGACCAAAAAGTTTGTGAACTCTGAAAAAAAGGGAGATGGTGATAGACATTCAAGATTAATACAGAATATGGAATCCAGTAAAACTGTTACAAAACGATCATTTGGACCATCTGAAAACAAATCTGTTAGAGAAAGTTCGTCCTCTATTTCCAAGTTAAATGTCACCAGTTCCAAAACATCCTTAACATCTAAAACAGCATCTGAATCAACAAAAAAGTCAAGTAGCAGTAGTGCAATAAGAAACAGTAAATCATCCGTTGGAAGAATGCAAAGTGGTTATTTAGAAAAAAGAGGATTAAGTACGATATTTGTACCATCATCAATTACAAGTAAACTTAATACTAAATCAGTTAATCACAATACTTATTCTGcattaaaagaaaatgaaaaagcaaCGCCAAATTCAAATACATCagaaaaaaatgatttaaaaattaagtCTACACAACGTAAATTGTCTAGAACTTTGAGTCCAAGTGAAGTAAAAATGCTACATTCTGCTACAAACAGATCAGATTCTTTACAAAGGGATCAGAGTAAAAATAATCAAACGGAGACCTCAATGATAGAAAATGAGTATGATTATGAAGATGATTTTGAG gaTTATGAATCTGATTTTCAAGAATGTACAGATAGTGAAACATCTGAAGTTAGTGAAGAAACAAGTAGCAGTTATATTAACATACCATTAGAACCTATTGAACTACACACTGCAAAACAA CGAAAAATTGTGAACAGTGCTGAGCCACAAAAGGAAGAGGAGCATATGCATGATTCTGGACATTATGAGCTTACAGAAGCCAGGAAAAGAGCAGCAAGGGTAGAATCAATTGCAAATGATTCAAAACTATCTTCTCTTCTTGAATTAAGACAACCAGTTAACAAAGCATATAG CGAAGACAGACTATCAGAAACTAAATCATTACCTTTATCCACTGATGAAGGCTTCGAAGATAGTCGCTCGGGCGATTTTACAAAATCACCACCTCTCTCACAGATTTCATTTATTGATTTTCGTAAAACTaaggaaaatgaaaaagtaaag aaactcaaaaaaagTTTAACCAGGGGAGAAGAACTTTTAGAAATGATAAAGTTAGATGTAATGGAGTGGTCTCTCCTAGAATGTTCACCTATACCATATGAAGAATttattagaagttatggaaaatTAAATGCTCAGCAA ACGTCCACGCAAACTGGCGAAGATAATATTGATGTAGAGACACAGACGGACAAAATTATGCTTAAAAATAAGTGGACACAATTTCCAGTTACTTGTAGAAGCAATTTACAAACTAAAGAAGAATTGGATTTATTTCGAATG GAACAAATTGGTGTTGGCGGCGATAATGATATAGAAACATTAATCTCCTTACCACAACCATCCCCTGATATATTGAGATTAagtgattttttaaatcgtgcGGGAAGAGTAATGTTATCATTGCTAGAAGAAAGAAGATCTGGtggaaatgtttttaaaaaCGAAGAGCAAGTACCCTTCAGTGACGGTGTTGTGAAGCTCTCTATAGATTCGGTAACCTTTTTGGTTGGTAGAGCAGTGACAATAATTCACTATTCCGAGGTTTTAAATAAGATGTTAATAACTATTCATGCACCAGCTGAAGAG GAAATTGAGACATCTATTAAACAAGATTATATAACTGATTGCTGCATCGGATGTGTTTGGAGTATTTCCGAACCATCGATgccgataaaattattttattctgcTTGTCCTATTACGGCATGTTGTTTTCATTTAACAAATTACAATGTGGTATTTGCTGGACTACAAGATGG TTCGATAAGCCTCTGGGACTTAAAGGAAGATGAAATGTGGCATCAAAAAATGACAGATAAAGCCAATAAATTAGATTGGACAATACGAACACCTACTTATACAACAGCTGCAAATATGGGGATAAACATTCATGACTCGCAAATCGTTGCAATACGTATATTatctaaaattgaagaaaaatcgtTAGAACCGTGTAACAATAAATTTGTACCCATTCAG ATATGTACCTTAAATGAAAAGGGTTCTCTTATTATATGGAGCGTTTTACACAGCATGGGAATAAATGTCGACGATTTAGGATTGTCGTATTGGGGTAGTATGAGGCTTGTTAAAAACCAAGAACTTCTTTTGCAATCTGATAATCATAAAAa AAGGATCAATGCAGCTGCATTTATTGATATGCATGTGGATTGTGTTGATAGTAATAATCTTTATATTGCCACTAACAGTAGCAGTATTTTGCATGCTACTTGTATTGGTAATAAAGCTAGTCCTACTGTATACAAAAAATTTGATACTA GTCCCTGTGGAAATGTAACTTGCATAGAAATGTGTCCATTTGAACAATCGTTTTTTTTG GTCGGTTGTGACGATGGAACAGTTCGATTACATTCTTTGAATACAGAAAAGCCGATTTTACAGTTAAGAGATGAAGAGAATGTACACACCATTAAATCAGTGCAGTGGTCAAAGTCAAAGCCATTTACAATTTTCGTATTGGACAACAATTCGCG AATACATATATGGAACTTAAGTATTAGTGATATATACTCAACATACACAGTGAATATGCAAAAATGTGGTTCCATAAATACTATGCAACTATCATCCTGCAAAACTGAACAAGACATGTCTCATCAGTATATG GCCCTTGGATTAGAATTCGGAAATGTAGAAATtcataaattaaaaacaaactTTTATTACTCAAAAAAAGAAGATTATTTGCAGGAATTGAATACTTTTCTGCAATATGTGGCAATTTTATAA